The Fragaria vesca subsp. vesca linkage group LG2, FraVesHawaii_1.0, whole genome shotgun sequence genome includes a window with the following:
- the LOC101296066 gene encoding uncharacterized protein LOC101296066 — MEKRLKEQLDRSRVFRMIASHENVYEVRNDKYSYSADLSTCTCSCVKWQINCFPCAHALAAIQGARLDVYDFIDPYFTAEYYRMCYSFPIAPLSNVDASCSSIEDFILPPVTKRPARRPKSKRIASAGEKKLIRCGRCNKMGHHNKKSCTEPLNMLL, encoded by the coding sequence ATGGAGAAGAGGCTGAAAGAGCAGCTTGATAGGTCTCGTGTGTTCAGGATGATTGCTTCTCATGAAAATGTTTATGAGGTTAGGAATGATAAGTACTCCTATTCAGCGGACCTCTCTACTTGTACTTGTTCATGTGTGAAGTGGCAGATTAATTGCTTCCCATGCGCTCATGCACTTGCTGCTATACAAGGTGCAAGACTTGATGTGTATGATTTCATTGATCCTTATTTTACTGCTGAATACTATAGGATGTGTTATAGCTTTCCTATTGCACCTCTGAGTAACGTGGATGCCTCTTGTTCTTCCATTGAGGACTTTATACTACCTCCTGTTACAAAGAGGCCGGCTAGGAGGCCTAAATCAAAGAGGATAGCATCTGCTGGTGAGAAGAAGCTGATTCGATGCGGTCGTTGTAATAAGATGGGCCATCATAACAAGAAGAGCTGTACGGAACCTTTGA